GGGAAATATAGACAAGTCTAAGATATGGCCCCTACCCTCCAAGAGTTTACAATGTACTTGTGAAATCAGTTACATGCACATGGAAAGATAAGTATCCATCAAAAAATGTGAATGATAAGCATCAAAGAGTGAATTTTACACTGAGGATTGGAGGACGGAGGGGTAGGACAGGGACGGAGTGGTCAGTGGAGGCTCAGTGAAGGAGGGGTGCCGAGCAACTTCTCCAACATGAGGAAGACTTGGCTAAGGGGAGAGGGCCTTCCCGCTTAGGGGAGGAGCTTAAATATGGGCAAGAAGGTAGAACTGTGAAAGGCATGTCCCAGACAGTCACTGGGCCCCTCCTGCTGGCACTGAGGTTTGGGGAGGTGTACTGGAGTTTGTCAGAATCTGGTCATGGTCAAGCTTTCGGTTTGTTCGTGACTCCCACCCCGACCCGCACCCCAGGGGAAATGGGGCATTTTTAGACCTTGGAGCTGGAACCGGCTGCCTGGGAATCATTCTCGACTCTTCCATCTCAACTGAAATCCCAGGCAGCAGCTCAGCTATCACTCAGATGAGGGCCACGGCACCTTGGGCCTGATTATCCCATGCTGGAGCCCTTGGATGCCTTCTAGCAGCTCTACCATATCTGGTAAAGGATGGTGGAGAGAATATGAAGGTGGCTGACAGGGGGCCTATCTGGGGCTGTGGTCTTTCAGAGGCTCTGCAGTGCTCTGTGGGCAGACCCCGGGGGCCTGATCTCAGCCTTTGGGCTGATTCTCCGTTAGGCCTGAAGACTCTCTGGGGGCTGCCTCTCTGGCCCAATAGAAATACCCACTGAGGTTCCCACACATTTCCACCCGGCTTCTTAGATACCCAAGTTCTTATTCTCTCTTGGGCAGCATCAAAGAGTGGTGCCTTCCTGAGTCCCCAGCTTCTCCCATGCTGTCATCCCCCAGCCAAGGGCCATCTCTACAAAAACCAGTTTCTTGCTCCTAAAGAAACCATTGTGTAGGCCCTTTAACCTCGTTGTTAGCCAGGTCAAAGGGAGGCAGGGGCTTCAGTGAACGTTGGAGCTAGAGCTTCTGAGGGAGTTCCTCAGTAGAGTCAGAGTCTGCTGCCGCCTTGAGCATTCCACCACAGTTTCTTTCCTTGTGCTTTCCTCTAGCTGGGGGCTAGAGCCCTGGGCCATGAttctgctgttttttgttttttgtttttttttggtcctcGGCTTCTTCTCTGAGGCTGCCCTCCCCCTCTCATTCTACACCCAGTTGCTACACCCTCCCCCTCTCATTCTACACCCAGCTGCTCTCTGTTCCCTCCATACTGTGGGATGGCTTTATTTCAGTTCATACACAAACCATTCTAGACACTGTGGAGTCATAACAAGAGTGGGATGGACGAGGCTCCAGGGCCCATTACTGGCCAATCGGTTTCTTTGCAGGGAGGCTTGAGAAGGAGGTTAGCGCCATGCCCATGGAAGCCGCCActtcttcccacccacccccatcccccagcaATGAGCTAAGAGCCAACCTCAGCAAGAGGAAGGGTCTTTGATCACAGAGAGGGTCAGTCAGTGGCATGTGATTAGTGGGTTTGGGGACGGATTCCCAGGTAAAGCAGAAGGTAAAGGGGAGACTCTGGGGCCTGGCCTcggtggggaggggagtggagtTGAGGGTTGGGGACTCAGGGTGGGAGATGGGGAGCCAGGATGAAGGAAACAGAAAGTCTGGCTTGACAAGCATCTTGACAGTTCAGCCTGCACGCTGTCACACCAGCTCCTGTTCCTGCCTTTGCTCGATCCAGTGGCCAAAGTCGGTCTATCCTCAGCAGCACCTTCTGACATGATGCAGTGGCAACGCCCCTCACCTGTGGCCCTGAGGGAGGCTGTCTACTGGTTTTCACAGACCCAGCCACCCCCGAGCTCTGGCCCCTGGTCCTTCACACATaccctgtcaggctgtaggagtTAAACTCACTCTTGCCTTTGGGTGGTTGACCAGGCCTTGGAGAGCTCctagtggccaggggctgggcctggtAGGCATCGTAGTAGTTGGACCGATTTCCCTGGGGCGAGCAGGAAAAGCAGAGGATGACTCCAGCTACCAGGGAGAACAGGGAGGAAATAATGCCCAAGTAAAGAGCCTCTCCGATCTCATATTTCATGCTGTCAGGCACCAGTGGGGAGTAGAAGTCCCGCAAGATCCCGTGAAGATTCCAGGCAACAGGGATGAAGCCCAGGAGGCCTCCAAGGATGAAGAAGACTCCGCCCACCACCGCCACTCTGTCTTTGGCTCGGGACTCTTGGCAGAAGACTGTGCATCTCATGCCCACCACAGAGACAATGCAGGCCAAGGAGGAGATTGCACTGGATGTCACCATCATGGCCTGGGCAGCCTGGATGTCAGCAGGCAGGCCCAGCATGGTGCTGTAGATGTCACACTGGGTGATGCCTGTGCTGTGTGTGGCACACTCCATCCAGAGGCCCTTGGAGAAGCCGACTGCGGTCACGATGCTGGCACCAACGTAAGAGCTTGTTCGCCAGCTGGGGAGTAGCATGGCAACCAGGGTGCCCAACAGCCCCAGCAGGCCCAGGATGTAGCCCACAAGTTGGAGGCCAAGAGAGGCCATGGCAGACCTCTCAGTAGATGCGTCTTCAGGGCCTGCTCCCTCGTCTTCTGGCTGTAGCTCTTCCTCCTTAGATCCCGGCCTCTAATCCCTCATTTCAGAGTGTCTGTGCCAGGCCGACTTCTCTCCTCCTTACAAGTGTCTGTGGGTGGCCACGAGCAGGCTCAAGAAGGCATCTAGAAGACCTAAAAAAATCCATAAACCAGATTAAATATTGACCAGAAGCTTATGAGAAACCAGAAAATGCTGGATGCCTTTTGACCTTTGTTATCTTTAGAAATAacacatgagaaagaaaaaaaaaaaaaaaaaactttgaaagtgGAGCCAAAATGTCATCGGCTCCTGCGTAGGTACATGCTTTAGATTGGCAGCCAGACAAAGCCAGGGGCCAGACAGGTGGCTGCTTTCCGAGAAGGTGGTGATGCCATTGTCGGTTGTGGTGACCGTGTTAACTCCAGGTCAGGCTGTAGGCTGGCTCCGTCTCCAAGGCCTGCTGTTTAACGCATTACCTGGCAACAGTGCCACAGGGCCCCTCAATTGCACACCGGTGCCAAACTCCAGGAGACTGGAATAGGAAAAACAGGCCCTAAGGTATAGCCTTGGACTCTAGGTTCTTAGAGGCCTCTTGAATCTCCAGCAGCCTAGAGAGCAATGGTCTAGCCCTGGGTCATCCTGCCCATGGTGAAAGTTGACTCCAGGGCAGGTTGAGGCAGGCAACAAAGCATCTGTCTACACTCTCAGAATTCAagtcctcccagccctgcccaaatCCCCCTCCACAGGCTAGCCTGAGGCCTCCCATGTGTATAACACACCCAGACATTTCCTGTCTGCTCCCCTAATAGTTGCGCCACCATCCCTAGGCCTCTCGGGTGATGTGGGAGGATTCAGGATTCAGGAAAGGTTGTTCCAGGGCCCGGAGGGAGCCCTGACATTCCCTAGGCTATTTGTTAGGGGCACTGAGACAAAGGAAAAGGTAGCTGCTCTAGAATAAGGGGACATGGTAAGAGGCAGGCATGTGAGTCAATCCTTTAGAATGTCAGAGCTGTTCAGGATTTTGCAATGAGCACCCCCCTCTCACCGCCCCCGACTCTTACCAAGGTGCAAGACACTAAGAGTCAAGGGCACATCCTTCTCTCCATCCACTACAAGACCCTCCAACCCACTAGTTTTTCAACCCACCACAAGCTGGCTATTCCATTTTAGCCTTCTTCAAGATTTCTCTTTCTGTAATCATCTCTTAAATGTGAGTATTCCTCAGAAATCCATCCTTTGCTCAATGTACACTCTGTCACTGAGCAAACTATCCACCCCCTTGACATAACCTCCTACCCACCCACTGGCACTCCCAAATCTGCATAGACCTTCCTCCTGAGCTTCGAGACTTCCAGAGCAGTCACCTATTTAAAATGTccacctgggggcttccctggcggcgcagtggttgagaatccacctgccgatgcaagagacacgggttcgaaccctggtccgggaagatcccacatgccgcggagcaactaagcccgtgcaccacgactactgagcctgtgctctagagcccgcaagccacaactactgagcccgcatgctgcaactactgaagcccacacgcctagagcccgtgatccgcaacaagagaagccacagcaatgagaagcccgtgcaccacaacgaagagcagacccgctcgccacaactagagaaagcccacacacagcaacaaagacccaacacagccaaaaataaatagataaataaaatgcattttaaaaaataacataaaatgtgcACCTGGAAATTTCACAGACATCTCAAATTGGACATGTTCAAAAGAAGACTCATCACCTCTCCCATTGTACCCCTCCCCAAACAGTTCTTCCGTGGGTTCCCTGTGGTCACTGAGTGATACCTCTATTTATCTCCTTGCACCAGACCCAAATCCTGGAAGTGATTCTTGACACCTCTCTCACACTTACCGCTCACCTTCTACTGTCACAGTCTCTCCAATTCTTGAAGATACCTCAAATCGATGGcatccttctctccatccccactgctACTTCCACAGTCCAGGGCTTCATCATCCTCTCTCCTCTGGACTATTGCAACAGTTTCTTAACTGGTCTTATTTCCAGTCTTGCCCCCTCCAATTCGTGCTCCATGCTGTTGTTAAGGTGATCTTTCAGCACTAATCTAATCAACTCTCTGCTCTACATACAACATTCCAGTTGGCTCCCCATCGGCTAAAGGATAAAGTCCAAACATGTCTGGACTCTATGACCTGTCAAACTTCATCTCTTGCCATTGCCCTCCGCATGTTCTATGCTCTTGCTGAACTAAGTTACTTTGAGTTCCTCAATCATGTCCTGTTGCCTTTTGCTTCCAAACCTGACCACAGGTTGCTCCTACTATGCAGAATGCCTggcattcttttctctctgtttagcACCTTCTCATCCTTTAGGGCTCAAATGTCTTTTACTCTAGCCTGGGTCAAGTTCCCATCCTCTGTGTTCTTATGGTATCTTGTCTTTACTTACCTCCATCATAGTAATGCTACTACTACTAATACTACTAATAAAATAGCAACACTGACATAGTGTAGCCTATGTGACCATTATAAGCACTTTATACATGTTAATTCAATCATCACAACAACGTCTTGTGGTAGGTAGTAATCCCTATtgtataaataaggaaactgagatacagatAGTACTTATTTCACTATGTTGCACTCTCCTCTTTATATCCTTATTCTTCCCCACTAGTCTGTGAGCTGCTTGAGGGCAAGGACTGTATCTTATTCACctctgtatctccagtgccttgcACAGTGCATTACCCACCCATTACACACCCAAAGCCAGTGTTCAAAAATGTCCTATTAATGAGTAAATAAAAGTGATAAAGAGGTTTCAGGGACTATAAAATATAGACTTTCTGAATGAGTCAATGACACTTCAGTGTAAGGGACCAGGACTGTGCAGTATTGGGAAAGAAGATTGAGAGAGAGGATcagaggaaaagaagggaaatgaaGAGGGAGTGGGGAacacaggagagaaagagagattgggaaagagagagagagagggagagagagagacaagagtTTCGTCACTTTATAGGTTTGTGCATATGTTGACTATCTTGTCTCTTCAACCAAATTCTAAACAATCTGAGGGAAGAAGTCATATATGAAACCTCTGTTGTGCCTCCACAGCATTAGGCACATGGTTGATAGTCAATACTACTCATCAGTGATGGATATGAAAATGCCAATGCCAATGTGGATGCCAAGTGGTGCAGAGCAGGGGCAAGAAAACATTTGACGGGAGGTATGGAGGGAAATCTACTTGAATCTCATCTCTGTCACTCATCAGTGGGGACACTGCAAGTCTTTTCCAGCCATTGGTTTTCTTACTGCTAAAACGGGCACAATTCTACCTGATCATGATTGTGCATCTCTGTGGGGCCTTCAGAGCTGCTTGGAAGTCCTTCTCCTTGTCCCTGGTGAGCATCTGCTGGTGACCACTTCAAATGCCTACCACTCTCTTTGAGCTTCCTACTCTACCTATGCGGCTATCACCCTCTCCTCATCATTCTCTTTGCAGCCAAGGTTCTTAAACAAGCCATTTAATACTGATGTCTCTACTTCTTCCCCCTCCCATCACTGCTCAACCCTCTGAAGGCAGGCTGCTGCCGTTAGCCCTCCACTGAAAATGTTCTCACTAAGGTTACCAACAATTTCCTTGCCCCAAATCCAGTGGTCCTATGTCTGTCATCTCACCTTGTCCCTCTCCTTCATAAAACTGTCTTCTCGTTTTCTGTAACATCCCTCCCAGTTTTCCCTGCTCCTGAAAATGATTCCTCTAGGGTCTCCTCTATAACTTCCTCCTTTTCTACCCACTCTATAAATCTGACTATTCCCCCACCCCAGGGTTTCAGCTAGAGTTCTCTTCTTATTCTTTACATCCTCCATGGGTGACCTCATCCACTCCATCTCTATGCCAATGACTCCTGAATCTATATAACTGGAACAGATCTCTCTTCTGAACTCAAGATGTGTGTATGCAACTGCCTTTGGAATGAGCCCATCTGAATGGTTTAATGGCACCTCAGACTCAACAGTTTGCAAAGTTGAAATCATATTCGCTCTTCTCTCTCCACTCCCAAACTATCTCTCACACAGTGTTCCCTATCTCAATGGGAATATCACTCATCCAGCAACCCAAGCCAGCCATCCTTGTTTCCTAACCTCTACTTGACCTATAACCAGTTAAGAAGTCCTATCAgatctaccttcaaaatacatcctGAATGCATCCACTTCTTTCCATCTGCACTGCCTAGACTTTGGTTCAAACCCTGTATTATCTCTGTCCAGTTGGAAATCTCATAGGCACCTCAAATTGGTCTCTCTAATTCTACTTCTGCCCCGCCCCTGCAATCAATTATCCATCCAGCAGACAAGgatctttctaaaatggaaaTCGAATCATTAGTATCACCCCATCTCTCTGCCATGCTTAAAAAATTTCAGGACCTCTTCATTGCTTTCATGTTGAAGTTCAAACTCTCTAGCCCTGGAAACCAGGAAAGCCCTCCAATGTCTGACTCCTGCTTTTTGTTCCAGGCTCATCTCGCACCAATAACCTCCACCCTCATGTTTTATGCTCCAATGTGCATGCAcgcgtgtgcgtgtgcatgcacgcacgcacacacacacacacacacacacacacacaagctaacCATACCTGAACATGTGTCCTTATCTGAAGTTGCCATTCTCTGTGTCTCCAAACCCTTAAGCTCTTCAACCATCCAACATTTGCGTGGTTAATTGCTAGTCATCCTTCAGGACTCGTCCTCTCCTTGAAACCTTCCATTAACCACTCTTCCCACCCAAGCTGGCTTAAATACTTTCCCTTTGTACTCCCTATCCATATCTGAGCTTTCAGTGAGGGTTGGTGAGCTGCCTTGAGGACTTGGGATGGTGACGGAATGAGCCCAGCTTAGGTTTCCCATGGGAGTCGACAGTGGCCCAAGAGGAGAGCCTCTCCCCAGAGCCAGTCCTGACTCGGTAGGAGGAAGTAGGAAAGTGGTTTGGGGCAGGGGGAaggcagaattttttaaatgccatcaCTGAGCCTTGGAATCTCTAAAGAGTCTGATGTAGCAGAGCTGAGCAGGAGGAAGAACAAGTCTTTGGAGATTATTCAACTGGGAGAAATGGCCCAATGGGGTCAGCTTTCAGCCAGGGTCAGGAAGGCAGGGGTGGACGAAATAGCTAGTGGTTGAGTGATGAGCCAGTCTAGATTCTGCTTTGATTTGTGTGATGAGCAGTAGAGGGTTTAGAGAACCAGTCCTGGCCTGAGAACCAAGACTAACTTCTCATTTCGGTTCTGCTGGGAACCTGTTGTGGAAGTCCCCTCACTTCTCCAGGCCCTAGTTTTGATGAGAAAAATGTCTCCAAAGTTTTGAGTCTCAACTAAGGTAATGGGGACAATAAGCCACTTTGATAAATATAGAAGACTGAACAGTTGTTATTAGAAGCAGGCAGCTTTGAAAGAAACTCCTCTCTCTGAGGGGTCCTCCTAGAAGTCAAGCCCTGGTGTCTCTGGAGGGACAGAGAACTCTAGGCCTGGCCAGCTGAACTTGTCTTCTGGGCATGAGGCCAACACACTCCATGGCCCAGGGTTTGGGCAAGAAGGCTTCATTTAGGATTCTTACTTAATCTTCCTTAGGGGAGGGATTGGAACTGCAGGAGAGGATTAGGAGGGTCAAGACTGACAGCAGCTCCTGAATTAACCCTTCCTTGCCCTGCCATTCCGCACTTCTTGCTCCAAGAGTCTTGTGCATGGTACACTTTCTTTGAGGGTACTTTTCATATGACTCTGTGGGATCAGATAAGTGGGGTTCTCAGGCGCAAGGAAGGATCTGATGTGCTGCTCTGTGGGTGACAGAGGCCTCCACAGCCCTCTTCTGTCAGCCAGTCTCATTGCTCCATCCCTTGGTCTCACAGACATCTGAGACACTTGCTTTCCTCTCCACACCTCACCCCCAGCTCCCAAGGGCTCTAGTAGGTGGCAAAGCCATTCCTTTGAAGCCCTACTTTCTGGAAAGCTTGTCCTTGGAGAAGTTCACCTCTCCTTCTGCATCAGTTGGTTGATGACAGCTCAGGGAACTACAACTGGATTGAGAGATATTctaattgctttaaaaagaagtttCTTTTTGTCCTGATCATCAAAGTAAAGCACTCTCACATTAGAATGCTGGAAAACACAGAAAGGCAGAACTTAGAAAGCAGACATCACCTACAACCTCTCCAGCTATTAGTGCTGGTAATGTTTATGGTTCCAACTCCATTTTCAAAAAGGCCACTTGAAGAGAATAATGTCTCAGTCCAAaaaaagcaatttcttttttctttattgagatgCAATGGACATATAAAATTGTATtcattttaggtgtacaacataatgatttgatatatgtatatactgcaaactgatcaccacaataagtttagttaacatccatcaccacacagagctacaaatttttttttttcttttttcttctgatgagaacttccatcatctactctcttagcaactttcaaatatacagtacagcactgttaactatagtcaccatgctggacCTTATATCCCCgagatttatttatcttataactgcaagtttgcaccttttgacccccttcacccatcttACCCACCAATCCCCATCCCCACTTCTGATaaccatcaatctgttctctgtatatatgagctcatttttttttttttagattccacatataagtgagatcctacagcatttgtctttctctgtcagacttatttcacttagcataatgccctcaaggtccatccacgttgtcacaaatagcaggattttcttcaaagaaggaaTTTCTACTGACAGACTTGGAGACCAGTGGGAGAGAGTTATTTAAGGGCTTAAGGGGGAGACTTTATGACTTCACTCAGAAATCCATCTTCTGCTGATTCCCTGAGACTTCATGCCAAGGAAGGAACTGGAACTGGCTGTGAGGGAGCACCCTTCCTGTTCTCCTCAGCTCTCCCACCACCACAGTTAAGCAGAGGGGTAAACTGTAGCTCCTTTCCTCCCATCCCTTTGTCTCAGTCTTTTTGCCCTCAGGAGCTCCATCCAGAAATTATCATCTGACTTGGAGAGTACTTTCTCTGGCCCTGCAGTTTCAAAGACTGGAAACTTCATGGTAGCCTTGAGGAAACAAATACTACCAACCCAAGTGCCTCCAGAATTTTCCCTCCAGTACCCTCCCCTCAGAAACCCAAGGTGGCCCAGCCTGGCTTCACCATGGGCCAAATCGATAACAACTAGGAAGCAAGAGCCCACCTAggtgaatttaaaaacaaatcagaatTGAGACACTTACGAAGCAGTTCTTTTGTAGAGCCTTGGAGGAGATGTATGGCCCTGGAGAGGAAGGAATGAATCCTGAGGGAGGGAAGTAAGGTGCAAGGGGCCCCAGGCTGAGGTGATAAAGGATTTCTAATTGTTAGCTGCAGCTTTGCAAAATCCATGTGCAAATCTCAGCCTTGGGTCAGAGACTTATTACAGGTCAGAATTAAACCCCTGGAGGCTGTGGAAGATTgaggtactttaaaaaaaaaaaaaaaaaaaaaactttggtgagttttgtgtttttcctgtcAAAAACTCCAGCTGAGCTTTTGTGAAGTGACCTCTGTGAGCCCAGGAGAGATCTTGGGGGGAGAGGGGTTTGGCCCAAGGAGGAATTCGGAACATTCCAGCttcggggtggggagaggagggggctcTGTTAACCCCCATTAAGTGTTCCTGGCTAGCGGCCCTGAGGCCCAGCAGGAAGTAAGCCTCACAAACACGGCCCTGGTGAGCTAGTACCTCAGCAGCCTTGCACTGCCTACAGCCCTGCAGACTCGTCCAGCCAGCTTCTTCTCCAGCGAACCCCCAGCCCTACCCCACCCCTAAGATTGAGTCCAAGGGCAGACATGTGTACTGTAGGGTCAGACTCTGGTGGCTTCAAAGCGCAGGACCTGGTCCCTACAAGGTGGGACTGAGGCAGCCATGATAATGGTGGGCCTTCCCTTTGTACCACACACAGCAGTACCACATAGACCACAGTCTATGTCATTTGAGTCTCTCCAAAGTTCTGTGGAGTGGATTGCGGCAACTGGGTTTCCtctccaaatggaaaaaaaaagaaaaaaaaaaaaagctttcctgggttttttttttttctgattagaaaCATACTAGATGTGATTGCaaagaattcagaaaattataaagtataaagaggaaaatggaggtCCCCGTAATGCCACAAGCAAGAAGTATAGTTTtaatcactgttaacattttgatgtaCTGTAGAAGACAtgaatagaactttttttttataaaatggaatcacaTTATTCCCTACCATTTTCTAACCTTCtatcatttctaaataatataatgATAGGACATTGACAGGGTCCTGTTTTCATGTCAATAAAAAAACAGATCTGCATCATTCTCTTATGGATGTGCTGGATTCTATCATAGGGAAATATAATTTAACCATTAACTATTAGACATTTTTGTGATTTCCATTGTTTTCACTATTATAACCTAGCATCTTTGCACATAACACTGACAAATTCCTAGGATTAGAATTGCTACGTCAAGGATTGTGAATGCTTTAAAGGCTAATACAACATATTACAGAAGTAGGGCAGCCATTACTATTTCCAGATGAGAAAGCCTGGGCCCCCTGAGATGAAATGAATGACTCACCCAGCGTTTCAAGTTGAGCAGGAATAGTTAGACCTGGAATCTAGGCCTCTAGATGTCTGGTTCAGTAAGCTCGCCAGTGTACCACACTGACTCCCTCCCAAGAATTCCTCATTACAAATGATAAGGCCAGTGGCCACTATTCATTGAACACTTTCtaggtgtcaggcactgtgcttgaGTGTTTCATGTACATCGTGTGACTgagctactgcagagcagaatcaATGAAGCAAATCAGAAATCATCCTCCTTCCCAAGGTGGCCTATAACAGTCTTGCAGGTGTGAGTGGGGTACTGATCCCCGGGCAGTGCTCCTGAGCCAGGGTCTCTCCAGGGGGCTACCCCGTGGCTGGCTGGGACAAGCTAAAAGGGCAGCCGTGCCTGAGCTCGGGCCTGGGGAGTCTGTGGGCCTGAAAGCAAGCAACACCGAAGGGGTGGAAAGAACAGCGGGCTAATCCTCTaccctgctgtgtgacctggggcaagtcttCCTATCTTCTTTCTCCAGGCTTCACCCAGCTGACTTCCCAAGCCTGGGCTAACGTAGAGGAACATATTTTGATAAGTAGAAAATGCTGGTTGAAGCGAGATAGAATTTGTAGTGGAGGGGGCGCCTTATCAGCTCACAGTGATTCTGTGTAATTGAGGAGAGGAAAAGGCAGAATCTTAGGGGAAGGTGCCAGGGCGGATGAGGGCAGGATGTGGTTACCAGATTGGCAATCACTGAAGGACTAGGTTCTAACGCCACGTTGCCCCAGGTCAGCACTGTCCGTTCCTGGTGGAATCATGCCAAAGACTGTGACTCCTCAGCGTTAAGCCTAGGAGGCTATTTAGTAATCTGCTAGGACTCCTGCTGAGATCCAGCGAGCCTCGATAGGTGGGGGAATGGAGAAGAGTGTGAAAGAAGATAAGAAAGAAGAGAGTCTGAGAAAAGCAGTATGTGGTGAAGGAGAAGAGTCAGTGGTTGAGAGAATGAAGGGAGGAAAATGAGATCTGGGAAGAGATGGCTTAGGGAAGATAGCAGAACAGGTAGGAGTGGGGTCTTCGAGGAGGAAAGTCTAAGAGAGATCTGTATAAAGCAAGGTCTTGAGGGAGAGGGAGGCGATGGTGCTATGAAAAGAGGTGTCTAGAAGGAGGAATAAGAAAGATTCTAGGGGCAAAGGGGCAGCGATGAGAGGAGTGTGGGAGGAGTCAGGGCTCAGGGCAGAGAGGATTAGACCCAGTCCAACCCCACTATTCCACCAAACCAAGAAGTTCTCATCAAGGTCACGAATGACCCTGACTCATCAGATCCAATGGCCACATCTCAGTGTTTAACTTCCTCGACTTCTATGCAGAATTCAACATCCGCAATGAATTTGCCCTTCTTGAAATGTTTTCTTATCTTGGCCTCTGTGATACAGCTCTCCCCTGATATTCCTCCTGTCTCTCTGGCTACTACTTCATTGACTTCTACTCTTCTGCTAGATCTTTAAATATGAGTGTTTCTCAGGAGCCTGACCTAGGACTCCTTCCCTATGCAAGACTCACTCTGCATTTCCATTCTTGGAAGTCTCATTTATCTCTTATGGTTGCAATTACCCTCTATAGTCTGATGAGCTCCAAATCATCACTTTCAGCCAAGACTTCTCTGAAATCCAGACCCCTACATACTGACATCTCCATTTGAATATCTCAAAAGcaactcaaactcaacatgtccaaaattGTATCCTTGATTCCCTTTGAACTAAAACCAATCctctaaccaacaaggacctactgtatggcacagggagctctgctcaatgttatgtggcagcctggctgggaggggagtctggggcagaatggatacatatatatgtatgactgagttgctttgctgtgcacctgaaactatcacaacattgttaatcagctacactccaatataaaataaaaagattaaaaaagaaaaaaaaaaagaaaaccaatccTCCCTCCATCTTCTCCATTTGAGAAAGCCAGCTGTTTAAGCCAGAAACCCCAGAGTTAGACTTAATTtcactcctttctctttctctgaccctCTACACCCCATCACATCTGATCTGTAAATCCTTCCAGTCCTATCTCCAATGTATGGCTCTTTCATCCGTCTTCTGGTTTCCCGTATAAAAATGATATGTCCATTACCATCCATTACCATCACCTCTCTCTCAAAATTTGTGGTCTCGGGAccactttatacttttaaaaactatttaggaaacaacccaatgtccTTCAGCTactgaatggataagtaaactaTGGcacatctgtacaatggaatactattcagcaatgaaaaggaatgtacTATTGATACAGGAAACCA
Above is a window of Mesoplodon densirostris isolate mMesDen1 chromosome X, mMesDen1 primary haplotype, whole genome shotgun sequence DNA encoding:
- the CLDN2 gene encoding claudin-2 encodes the protein MASLGLQLVGYILGLLGLLGTLVAMLLPSWRTSSYVGASIVTAVGFSKGLWMECATHSTGITQCDIYSTMLGLPADIQAAQAMMVTSSAISSLACIVSVVGMRCTVFCQESRAKDRVAVVGGVFFILGGLLGFIPVAWNLHGILRDFYSPLVPDSMKYEIGEALYLGIISSLFSLVAGVILCFSCSPQGNRSNYYDAYQAQPLATRSSPRPGQPPKGKSEFNSYSLTGYV